A DNA window from Trichosurus vulpecula isolate mTriVul1 chromosome 2, mTriVul1.pri, whole genome shotgun sequence contains the following coding sequences:
- the LOC118837056 gene encoding hereditary hemochromatosis protein homolog: MARSHSLRYNLFAMFSSGEELPSYSAQGYLDGELFLQYDSESQRLVPWGTWLDSLLETDTWKQENDNLKEIGQEFRTILRTVMEQSNLNTSSHTFQETLGCELHEDDNCGGFWKYGYDGEDFFIFQPETLSWEAAHPAAGSLKNASEAEPKEAKMQKAKVEGDYCDQLWNYLKVWKERKGAFPLLNVTQNKNQEGEVTLRCWAYNIFPRDIKMTWLQDGYPLNQRDQGGGLIQPSGDGTYQTWVSIHVHHGVVNYTCHVEHQGRNQTISVTLGPVLEVRQRHGILAALLFAAVLALAFGLSFRIRKSVPGTERRHQQDGLPV, translated from the exons ATGGCGA gaTCTCATAGTCTTCGATACAATTTGTTTGCCATGTTCAGTTCTGGTGAAGAATTGCCTTCATATTCCGCCCAAGGCTATCTAGATGGTGAATTATTCCTTCAATATGATAGTGAGAGCCAGAGACTAGTGCCTTGGGGCACTTGGTTGGATAGCCTTCTGGAAACAGACACTTGGAAACAAGAGAACGATAATCTGAAGGAGATTGGACAGGAATTCAGAACAATTCTGAGAACAGTCATGGAGCAGAGCAACCTAAACACTA gTTCTCACACCTTCCAGGAGACACTAGGCTGTGAACTCCATGAAGATGACAACTGCGGAGGATTTTGGAAATATGGCTATGATGGAGAGGACTTCTTCATCTTCCAACCTGAGACACTCTCCTGGGAAGCAGCCCACCCTGCTGCTGGCAGTCTAAAGAATGCCTCAGAGGCAGAGCCAAAAGAAGCAAAGATGCAGAAAGCAAAAGTGGAGGGAGACTATTGTGATCaactttggaattatcttaaagtttggaaggagagaaaaggag CGTTCCCTTTGTTGAATGTGACTCAAAACAAGAACCAAGAAGGGGAGGTCACTCTGAGGTGTTGGGCTTACAACATTTTCCCTCGGGACATCAAGATGACCTGGCTGCAGGACGGCTACCCACTGAACCAAAGGGACCAGGGAGGAGGACTCATCCAGCCTAGTGGGGATGGCACCTACCAGACCTGGGTGTCCATACATGTCCACCATGGAGTGGTGAATTACACTTGCCATGTGGAACATCAAGGAAGGAACCAAACCATCTCTGTCACCTTGG GTCCTGTTCTAGAAGTCAGACAGAGGCATGGGATCCTTGCTGCTCTGCTTTTTGCTGCTGTTCTTGCTCTTGCCTTTGGGTTGTCATTTCGGATAAGGAAAAGTGTTCCAGgtacagagagaaggcaccagcagGATGGCCTCCCTGTATGA
- the TMEM177 gene encoding LOW QUALITY PROTEIN: transmembrane protein 177 (The sequence of the model RefSeq protein was modified relative to this genomic sequence to represent the inferred CDS: inserted 3 bases in 3 codons; deleted 1 base in 1 codon; substituted 3 bases at 3 genomic stop codons) — translation MFDTSGVGERDHFVEEKGFLDKVCFRVSSWPAELSEELQTFFREVIGDVPINPGQSYQTXAAFTFYTVSAGXPQLPAGAVVGVPACTHGTPDMADGGFRSQWVDWHRQGGLGLKEALSLSXESQKFAXAKEVLCLESNAAVLQAVPIPGCSGTFCIMAVGLKQILRLYAGLMELCALCNLAMMGLGFIAYSFSXDALTHFLKCRLDYTTASLIPKAYAQGGMEFSEEILPCHQTLHGLLSKEGKKLYASSXNIFPRHRFHINHASFAAQRDLLLKLLRTAPHLENSSCDCELKDLRYPDS, via the exons atgtttgacacctctggcgtAGGAGAAAGAGAtcattttgtagaggagaaaggcttcctggataAAGTATGCTTCAGAGTATCTAG CTGGCCAGCAGAACTCTCTGAGGAGCTGCAGACCTTCTTCAGGGAGGTCATAGGAGATGTGCCTATCAACCCTGGCCAGAGCTACCAAACATGAGCTGCCTTCACCTTCTACACAGTGAGTGCAG TTCCACAGCTCCCTGCTGGGGCTGTTGTGGGGGTGCCAGCATGTACCCATGGCACTCCAGATATGGCTGATGGGGGATTCAGAAGTCAGTGGGTAGACTGGCACAGACAGGGTGGCTTGGGACTGAAGGAAGCTCTGTCCCTGT GGGAGTCCCAAAAGTTTGCCTAGGCCAAGGAGGTCCTCTGTCTAGAGAGCAATGCTGCTGTGCTCCAAGCAGTGCCAATCCCAGGGTGCTCTGGGACTTTCTGTATCATGGCTGTAGGCCTGAAACAAATTCTGAGGTTATATGCAGGCCTTATGGAACTATGTGCCTTGTGCAACCTGGCTATGATGGGCCTGGGATTCATTGCTTATTCGTTCTCCTAGGATGCCCTGACCCACTTCCTGAAGTGTCGTCTGGACTACACTACAgcctccctc atccccaaggCCTATGCCCAGGGGGGTATGGAGTTCTCTGAGGAAATCTTACCCTGTCACCAGACCCTGCATGGCCTACtcagcaaggaaggaaagaagttgtATGCTTCCA GGAATATCTTCCCCAGGCACCGGTTCCATATCAATCATGCTTCTTTTGCTGCCCAGAGAGATTTACTGCTGAAACTTCTTAGAACAGCCCCACACTTAGAGAATTCTTCATGTGATTGTGAGCTTAAGGATCTCAGATATCCTGACTCCTGA